In Paraburkholderia phenazinium, the following are encoded in one genomic region:
- a CDS encoding glycosyltransferase family 4 protein — translation MNTDSIKSLQIGMHWFPERAGGLDRMYYSLVGALPGAGVAVRGVVAGSPRVAEDTGGAIQGFGSAAQSLPLRLMAARRALRREITRQRPDVISSHFALYTFPGLDVTRGIPQVSHFQGPWADESHVEGADSFGQRAKRYLEQSVYARSSRLIVLSDAFGKILTSRYGISPERVRVVPGCVNVDQFNLPITPAEARLKLQLPQGRPIVLAVRRLVRRMGLEDLIDAVQVLKKRVPDVLLLIAGKGRLQEELQTRINEAGLDDNVKLLGFVPDQHLAALYRAATISVVPTVALEGFGLITVESLASGTPVLVTPVGGLPEAVAGLSPNLVLPATGAAAIAEGLGAALTGSLKLPDADACRAYARANFDNSVIAKRVAAVYGEAIAAGEVH, via the coding sequence ATGAACACGGACTCGATCAAATCGTTGCAAATCGGCATGCACTGGTTCCCGGAGCGTGCGGGCGGACTCGATCGCATGTACTACTCGCTGGTGGGTGCATTGCCCGGCGCGGGGGTGGCGGTGCGCGGCGTGGTCGCGGGTTCGCCGCGTGTCGCGGAGGATACGGGCGGCGCGATCCAGGGCTTCGGCTCGGCGGCGCAGTCGTTGCCGCTGCGCCTGATGGCGGCCCGCCGTGCGCTGCGCCGCGAGATCACGCGGCAACGGCCCGACGTGATTTCCTCGCATTTCGCGCTCTATACGTTTCCGGGCCTCGACGTGACGCGCGGCATTCCGCAAGTCTCGCATTTTCAGGGACCGTGGGCGGACGAAAGTCATGTCGAAGGCGCCGATTCGTTCGGCCAGCGCGCGAAGCGTTATCTGGAGCAGTCGGTGTATGCGCGCTCGTCGCGCTTGATCGTGCTGTCCGATGCGTTCGGCAAGATCCTCACGTCGCGCTATGGCATCTCGCCGGAGCGGGTTCGGGTGGTGCCGGGTTGTGTGAACGTGGATCAGTTCAACTTGCCGATCACGCCGGCTGAGGCGCGTCTGAAGCTGCAATTGCCGCAGGGCCGGCCGATCGTGCTGGCGGTGCGGCGGTTGGTGCGGCGTATGGGGCTGGAGGATCTGATCGATGCGGTGCAGGTGCTCAAGAAGCGCGTGCCGGATGTGTTGTTGCTGATTGCGGGCAAGGGGCGGTTGCAGGAGGAACTGCAGACGCGCATCAACGAGGCGGGGCTCGACGATAACGTGAAGCTGCTTGGTTTTGTGCCCGATCAGCATCTGGCTGCCTTGTATCGTGCGGCGACAATCAGTGTGGTGCCGACAGTGGCGCTGGAGGGGTTTGGGTTGATTACCGTGGAATCGCTTGCTTCGGGTACGCCGGTGCTGGTGACGCCGGTAGGCGGCTTGCCGGAAGCGGTGGCGGGGTTGTCGCCCAATCTGGTGTTGCCGGCGACGGGTGCGGCGGCGATCGCAGAAGGATTGGGGGCTGCGTTGACTGGTTCGTTGAAGCTGCCGGATGCCGATGCGTGCCGCGCTTATGCGAGGGCAAACTTCGATAACTCGGTGATCGCGAAGCGGGTGGCGGCGGTGTATGGGGAGGCGATTGCGGCGGGGGAGGTTCATTGA
- a CDS encoding tetratricopeptide repeat protein yields MPIATNETDIDTLKSIADSHFAARRINEAAVRYVEILAVSPQDVHALHHMALAHFHMDDLDQAWAFSERALQIAPARADLLECAGLLAAVRRRYDVAESLYCQAITLTGGTASLHRNLGDCLRQLGRLRDAMAQYEKSLLLDPELHHANRALAMINAELGDRDAALEYWLRAWTLHPAAPRDDLDKIVFILKTGRTGSLDNTVRQITTHGADNAAALKAVAYVLNTSQHFEGALEAARQGLVIEPHNAVLSHNAAWALRQLGRVAECLPYSEEAARVLVHEPKLQYYFADALLCLGEFEKGWKLNRWFYEVPEHKANLLWPGFPAWHGEPVSGRQFLLVGEQGLGDQIQFLRFADWLYKQGATVDVLVNEEIVELASSMDSVRNAFAAIPAGPYDFWAHMFRVPEHMKLEISMLPVSMPYLAAAPEKLDKWRHRIAVAPCELPGSINRRVGIVWAGNPLHPLDRFRSIRIDALESLFSLPRVTWYSVQKGKHERDIEALQREFDVRALGQDIGSYADTLAILHSFDLLITVDSSLAHLAGAAGLPVWTLIPAYTDWRWLTERTDSPWYPSMRLFRQRQPGDWGPVIDEVRDALQEWCAQSAPAEDRWAV; encoded by the coding sequence ATGCCCATTGCCACCAACGAAACCGATATCGACACGCTCAAGTCGATCGCAGATAGCCACTTCGCCGCGAGACGCATCAACGAAGCCGCAGTCCGCTACGTGGAAATTCTTGCTGTAAGTCCGCAAGATGTGCACGCGCTACACCATATGGCGCTCGCCCATTTTCATATGGACGATTTGGACCAGGCGTGGGCATTCTCGGAAAGGGCATTGCAAATTGCGCCGGCGCGCGCCGATTTGCTGGAGTGCGCCGGGCTGCTGGCTGCCGTCAGGCGTAGATATGACGTAGCCGAATCGCTTTACTGTCAGGCAATAACATTGACGGGAGGCACCGCCAGTCTCCACAGAAACCTTGGCGACTGCCTGCGGCAGTTGGGTCGTCTTCGTGACGCAATGGCTCAATACGAAAAGTCCTTGCTGTTAGACCCAGAATTGCACCACGCCAATCGCGCGCTCGCAATGATCAACGCAGAGCTAGGTGACCGTGACGCAGCCCTTGAATACTGGCTGCGCGCATGGACGCTTCATCCCGCGGCGCCAAGGGATGACCTCGACAAGATAGTTTTCATTTTAAAAACTGGCCGCACCGGTTCACTCGACAATACCGTTCGACAGATCACGACACACGGGGCCGACAATGCTGCGGCTCTCAAGGCAGTCGCCTATGTGCTGAACACGAGCCAACACTTTGAAGGTGCACTCGAAGCAGCCCGGCAGGGTCTGGTCATCGAACCGCACAACGCCGTCCTGTCTCACAACGCAGCATGGGCGCTTAGACAACTAGGGAGAGTCGCGGAATGCCTGCCATACAGCGAGGAGGCTGCGCGGGTATTGGTCCATGAGCCGAAATTACAGTACTACTTCGCGGATGCACTCCTGTGTCTCGGCGAATTTGAAAAAGGCTGGAAACTAAACCGGTGGTTTTACGAGGTGCCGGAACACAAGGCAAATCTTCTGTGGCCGGGCTTTCCAGCGTGGCATGGCGAACCCGTTTCAGGGCGCCAGTTCCTTCTCGTAGGAGAACAGGGGCTTGGCGATCAGATACAGTTCCTGCGGTTCGCCGACTGGCTTTACAAGCAGGGAGCAACCGTGGACGTTCTGGTAAATGAAGAGATCGTAGAACTCGCAAGCAGTATGGACAGCGTCAGGAACGCGTTTGCTGCCATCCCTGCCGGACCTTACGACTTTTGGGCCCATATGTTCAGGGTACCGGAGCACATGAAACTCGAGATCTCTATGCTGCCGGTTTCAATGCCCTATCTCGCGGCGGCGCCTGAGAAACTGGATAAATGGCGACATCGTATTGCAGTCGCCCCGTGCGAACTCCCTGGCTCGATAAACAGGCGCGTTGGCATTGTTTGGGCAGGCAATCCTCTTCATCCGCTTGACCGTTTCCGGTCGATCCGGATCGATGCGTTAGAAAGTCTTTTTAGTCTTCCTCGCGTGACCTGGTATTCGGTGCAGAAAGGCAAGCACGAACGAGACATCGAGGCCCTTCAGCGCGAGTTCGATGTGCGCGCGCTCGGACAAGACATTGGAAGTTATGCCGATACCCTCGCAATACTCCATTCGTTCGACCTGTTAATTACGGTCGATTCATCGCTGGCCCATCTTGCCGGCGCAGCGGGTTTGCCTGTGTGGACGCTCATCCCCGCCTACACCGACTGGCGCTGGCTGACCGAAAGAACAGACAGCCCTTGGTATCCGTCGATGCGTCTGTTTCGTCAGCGCCAGCCAGGCGATTGGGGACCGGTCATCGACGAAGTGCGAGACGCATTGCAGGAATGGTGCGCACAATCCGCTCCCGCTGAGGATCGCTGGGCAGTCTGA
- the gmd gene encoding GDP-mannose 4,6-dehydratase — protein sequence MSNQRKAIITGVSGQDGAYLAKLLLDKGYQVTGTYRRTSSVNFWRMNELGIAGHPSLRLVEHDLTDFGSTLRLLDGAQADELYNLAAQSFVGVSFDQPVTTAEVTGIGALNLLEGIRILSPKTRYYQASTSEMFGKVQAVPQREDTPFYPRSPYGVAKLFAHWTTINYRESYGIFASSGILFNHESPLRGREFVTRKITDTVAKIKLGKQDALELGNLDAKRDWGFALEYVEGMWRMLQVDEPDTFVLATNRTETVRDFVRMAFAGAGFQLEWSGKEQREIGIDVATGKTLVRVNPKFYRPAEVDLLIGCADKAKEKLGWVPETRLEQLCKMMVAADLSRNQEHETF from the coding sequence ATGAGCAACCAACGCAAAGCGATCATCACCGGCGTGTCCGGCCAGGACGGCGCGTATCTGGCGAAACTGCTGCTCGACAAGGGCTATCAGGTGACCGGCACGTATCGGCGCACCAGCTCCGTCAATTTCTGGCGCATGAACGAGCTCGGGATTGCCGGGCATCCGAGTCTGCGCCTCGTCGAACATGACCTGACCGATTTCGGCTCGACGCTGCGTTTGCTCGACGGCGCGCAGGCCGATGAGCTTTATAACCTTGCGGCGCAGAGTTTTGTGGGCGTGTCGTTTGATCAGCCGGTGACGACGGCTGAGGTGACTGGGATTGGTGCGTTGAATCTGCTTGAGGGGATTCGGATTTTGAGTCCCAAGACGCGGTATTACCAGGCTTCGACGTCTGAGATGTTCGGGAAGGTGCAAGCGGTGCCGCAGCGGGAGGATACGCCGTTTTATCCTCGTAGTCCTTATGGTGTGGCCAAGCTGTTTGCTCATTGGACTACGATTAACTATCGCGAGTCGTATGGGATCTTTGCCAGCAGCGGGATTCTGTTCAATCATGAGTCGCCGTTGCGGGGGCGTGAGTTTGTTACGCGGAAGATTACCGATACGGTCGCCAAGATCAAGCTTGGGAAGCAGGATGCGCTTGAGCTCGGGAATCTGGATGCCAAGAGGGATTGGGGGTTTGCGCTCGAATATGTTGAAGGGATGTGGCGCATGCTGCAGGTCGATGAACCGGATACGTTTGTGCTCGCTACCAATCGTACTGAGACTGTTAGGGATTTTGTGCGGATGGCGTTTGCCGGTGCTGGGTTTCAGCTTGAATGGTCCGGGAAGGAGCAGCGGGAGATTGGGATTGATGTTGCTACCGGGAAGACGCTCGTTCGTGTGAATCCTAAGTTTTATCGGCCCGCTGAAGTGGATCTTCTCATTGGCTGCGCCGATAAGGCTAAGGAGAAGCTTGGGTGGGTGCCGGAAACCCGCCTCGAACAGCTCTGCAAGATGATGGTCGCCGCGGATCTTTCGCGGAATCAGGAGCATGAGACGTTTTGA
- a CDS encoding SGNH/GDSL hydrolase family protein yields the protein MLTPLTRGLRGAAGVLLIATVCGRANADAPAAPGGQALRAGPTAQVVIEAYGDSTTLGISCSEGHCSPRPQNAVTYLQDALRTTYGERVSVINFGVGGTMAYQLRDGTDRGRSVPWTQRLAASDAQIVTINYGINEVMHNQTPEQFYEAETALVKAALALGKEPVLQTSNPMPDGRLNARLAAMVAMTRRVAAEQHVPLVDQYAYISGLPDWQAMMSDGAHPRPELYRLKAGQDLRVVDPLVRRLLAGSS from the coding sequence GTGCTTACGCCATTGACCCGCGGGTTGCGCGGCGCGGCCGGCGTCCTGCTGATCGCTACGGTCTGCGGCCGTGCGAATGCGGATGCGCCGGCGGCGCCCGGCGGCCAGGCGCTGCGTGCCGGACCGACCGCGCAGGTGGTGATCGAAGCCTATGGCGACTCGACCACGCTCGGCATTTCCTGCAGCGAGGGTCATTGCAGCCCGCGTCCGCAAAACGCGGTGACGTATCTGCAAGACGCCTTGCGCACGACGTATGGCGAGCGCGTCAGCGTGATCAATTTCGGCGTTGGCGGCACCATGGCCTACCAGTTGCGCGACGGTACCGATCGCGGCCGCAGCGTGCCGTGGACACAGCGGCTCGCGGCCTCTGACGCACAGATCGTGACGATTAACTACGGCATCAACGAAGTGATGCACAACCAGACGCCGGAGCAGTTCTACGAAGCGGAAACGGCATTGGTGAAGGCCGCGCTCGCGCTCGGCAAGGAACCGGTGTTGCAGACCTCGAACCCGATGCCCGACGGCCGTCTCAATGCCCGGCTCGCAGCGATGGTGGCGATGACGCGCCGGGTGGCCGCCGAACAGCATGTGCCACTCGTCGATCAGTATGCCTACATTAGCGGCCTGCCGGACTGGCAAGCCATGATGTCCGACGGCGCGCATCCGAGACCCGAGCTGTACCGCCTGAAAGCCGGCCAGGACCTGCGTGTGGTCGATCCGCTGGTGCGGCGGCTGCTGGCGGGTTCGTCGTAG
- a CDS encoding acyltransferase family protein, whose amino-acid sequence MTASALPAPPSHSRRIVQLDGLRAIAVLAVFAQHALKAPLWMGVDLFFVLSGFLITGILLERKARQQSYFGYFYARRARRILPPYLLLMAVSSVLFGFGWAKHWEWYAFFATNIGDALGQSGHDSLNVLWSLAVEEQFYIVWPFVILLLPERVLAWVAAALILAVPVLRAVATPWFDSFWPIYYLTPFRMDLLSAGALLAVAVRRNPNALQPFRPLALAGCVAALAVLAWLHLHYPRFRAENTPLSNAALYSVSLVLCTSLVVIALQSQGIVKRLLCNPVLVYIGTISYTIYLIHLSVLYALWPLHMNRFVTAALALTITLAYASLTWFAFERRLIHGPAARSGRSTASLNGASSQAPQPRA is encoded by the coding sequence ATGACAGCCAGTGCCTTGCCTGCCCCGCCTTCTCACTCACGCCGCATCGTGCAGCTCGACGGCTTGCGCGCGATTGCCGTGCTGGCGGTGTTTGCGCAGCACGCGCTGAAGGCGCCGCTGTGGATGGGCGTCGATCTGTTCTTCGTCCTGAGCGGTTTTCTGATCACCGGCATCCTGCTGGAGCGCAAGGCGCGTCAACAATCGTATTTCGGCTATTTCTATGCCCGCCGGGCGCGCCGCATCCTGCCGCCGTATCTGCTGCTGATGGCCGTGTCGTCGGTGCTGTTCGGCTTCGGCTGGGCGAAGCATTGGGAGTGGTATGCGTTCTTCGCCACCAACATCGGCGATGCGCTCGGCCAGAGCGGCCATGACAGCCTGAACGTGCTGTGGTCGCTGGCCGTCGAGGAGCAGTTCTACATTGTCTGGCCGTTCGTGATCCTGCTGCTGCCCGAACGCGTGCTTGCGTGGGTCGCCGCCGCGCTGATTCTCGCCGTGCCCGTGCTGCGCGCCGTCGCGACGCCGTGGTTCGATTCGTTCTGGCCCATCTACTACCTGACGCCGTTCCGTATGGATCTGCTGTCGGCCGGTGCATTGCTTGCCGTGGCCGTGCGGCGCAATCCCAATGCGTTGCAACCGTTCCGGCCGCTCGCGCTCGCGGGCTGCGTCGCGGCGCTGGCCGTGCTGGCGTGGCTGCATCTTCACTATCCGCGCTTTCGCGCCGAAAACACGCCGCTCTCGAATGCGGCGCTGTATAGCGTTTCGTTGGTGCTGTGCACATCGCTCGTGGTCATCGCCTTGCAGAGCCAGGGCATCGTCAAGCGGCTGTTGTGCAATCCGGTGCTGGTTTATATCGGCACGATCAGCTACACGATTTATCTGATTCACCTGAGCGTCCTCTACGCGTTGTGGCCGCTGCATATGAACCGCTTTGTGACGGCCGCCCTTGCGCTGACCATCACGCTTGCGTATGCGAGCCTCACGTGGTTTGCGTTCGAGCGGCGCCTGATTCATGGGCCGGCAGCGCGTTCGGGACGCTCTACGGCGTCGTTGAACGGTGCGTCGTCCCAAGCACCGCAGCCGCGCGCATGA
- a CDS encoding oligosaccharide flippase family protein: MDKGILKNVAINFFGLVLPTFVSLVTVPSYIRLLGVERYGVIALVWTLIGYFSILDLGMSMAAQNHISKALASNDADESARVFWSATWLNLVTGIIGGLIIYFGAFLYTAYFTKVSPELQHEVYMALPWLAIAIPIANVSWVFAGAINGAERFGVYNTNQTIGTFIFQLLPLGAAWLLGPSLQNVLAAAVVARLLAAALLGRSALKVLNLRRMLPPQLGVAKGLFNFGGWMLIASITTMVADSLDKVFLGTGLGARFVTFYTVPQNLVTRLNIVPTALVRTLFPRLSAVGRDHADLITQQSLEFLNGAFTPVALVAMFVLGPFLHLWVGNEIATIAAPVGRILIVSVWLVGQANVSRIMIQSQVNPAVAARVGVFELPLFAAALWFGIHYYGLTGAAVAVAGRALFDYGVLLWLSSIRARPIALDMLAHLAFLLLSLWLASFLPSLSLAIAAGAVVVAANVAWSITMTPALRDLARSLLLRLNPRKSA, translated from the coding sequence ATGGACAAAGGCATTCTCAAGAACGTAGCGATCAATTTCTTCGGTCTCGTGCTGCCGACCTTCGTTTCGCTCGTCACGGTGCCGTCGTATATCCGGCTACTGGGCGTCGAGCGTTACGGCGTGATTGCTCTCGTGTGGACCCTGATCGGCTACTTCTCGATTCTCGATCTGGGCATGAGCATGGCCGCGCAGAACCACATCTCGAAGGCGCTGGCCTCGAACGACGCGGATGAAAGCGCCCGCGTGTTCTGGAGCGCGACCTGGCTTAACCTGGTGACGGGCATCATCGGCGGCCTGATTATTTATTTTGGCGCATTTCTTTACACCGCCTATTTCACCAAAGTGTCACCGGAGCTGCAGCACGAGGTCTATATGGCGCTGCCGTGGCTCGCCATTGCGATTCCGATTGCCAACGTCTCGTGGGTGTTCGCCGGCGCGATCAACGGGGCGGAGCGCTTCGGCGTCTACAACACCAATCAGACCATCGGCACCTTCATCTTCCAGTTGCTGCCGTTGGGCGCCGCGTGGCTGCTGGGGCCGAGCCTGCAGAACGTGCTCGCGGCGGCCGTGGTGGCGCGCCTGCTGGCTGCGGCGCTGCTGGGACGCTCGGCGCTCAAGGTGCTTAACCTGCGCCGCATGCTGCCGCCGCAACTCGGTGTGGCCAAGGGACTGTTCAACTTCGGCGGCTGGATGCTGATTGCCAGCATCACGACCATGGTGGCCGACTCGCTCGACAAGGTCTTTCTCGGCACCGGCCTCGGCGCGCGTTTCGTGACCTTCTATACCGTGCCGCAGAATCTCGTGACGCGCTTGAACATTGTGCCCACGGCGCTCGTGCGTACCTTGTTTCCGCGCTTGTCCGCGGTCGGCCGCGATCATGCGGATCTGATCACGCAGCAGTCGCTCGAATTTCTCAACGGCGCCTTCACGCCGGTCGCCCTGGTGGCGATGTTCGTGCTGGGGCCGTTCCTGCATCTGTGGGTCGGCAACGAGATCGCCACGATCGCCGCGCCGGTGGGCCGCATCCTGATCGTATCGGTGTGGCTGGTCGGGCAGGCCAACGTCAGCCGCATCATGATCCAGTCGCAGGTCAATCCAGCGGTCGCGGCGCGGGTGGGCGTATTCGAATTGCCGCTCTTCGCCGCTGCGCTGTGGTTCGGCATTCACTACTACGGGCTGACCGGGGCGGCGGTGGCCGTGGCCGGCCGCGCCTTGTTCGACTATGGCGTGCTGCTGTGGCTGTCGTCGATTCGCGCCCGGCCGATTGCGCTCGACATGCTCGCGCATCTCGCCTTTCTGCTGCTCAGCCTGTGGCTGGCCAGCTTCCTGCCCAGTCTGTCATTGGCCATTGCAGCCGGCGCGGTGGTCGTGGCCGCCAATGTTGCATGGTCGATCACGATGACCCCCGCTTTGCGCGATCTTGCGCGTTCGCTGCTGTTGCGACTGAATCCGAGGAAGAGCGCATGA
- a CDS encoding glycosyltransferase family 4 protein, with amino-acid sequence MNQDVLDEAVLRPSQRSALAELTTPPAPQAPPRRAPRVDKNVRVAIVHDWLVTYAGAERVLEQIVACFPDADLFSVVDFLDDRSFLRGKPVTTSFIQKLPKARTKYRAYLPLMPIAIEQLDVSAYDVVISSSHAVAKGVLTGPDQVHISYVHSPIRYAWDLQHQYLQQSKLTNGPKSALARLILHYIRNWDIRTSNSVDTFVANSQFIARRIRKVYQRDAHVIFPPVDVDAFVLHEQKEDFYLTASRMVPYKKIDLIVEAFARMPQRRLVVIGDGPDMQKIRAKAAPNVEIMGYQPFKVLQDKMQRAKAFVFAAEEDFGISVVEAQACGTPVIAYGKGGALETVRDLSSSRPTGMFFEEQRAESIIAAVEEFDTHASRFVAADCRANAERFSAAHFRERFFAHVRSAVPALQGASLPVYEPYVATPAVSGAAQAPRVLAIDQSGVLGGAELSLLEIVKALRARIEVVLFDDGPFRTALDTAGVNVSVLDSGALREVRKQGGTPPLGQALKGVAALVRATVARARHADVIYANTQRAMVIGALAGRLARRPVVWHLRDIVSAEHFGRKQLRIIKWCAKLGLAHVIANSAASARAFADLTGFDEKQIDVVFNGIAAAPFDALRNVPVATLRARLKLPQDAYLVGSFSRLARWKGQHVLLEAMVLNPHMHAVLVGAPLFGEDPYEVELRAFVANHGLGDRVHFLGFQHDIAACMCAVDAVAHTSITPEPFGRVIVEGMLAQRPVVAARAGGVLEIVEDGVNGVLCEPGDAHGLADVLAELRSNTALRERLVRNGYQTAIARFGTAAYVAGVERILKGVVGGKKAR; translated from the coding sequence ATGAACCAGGATGTCCTTGATGAAGCCGTGTTGCGGCCCAGCCAGCGCAGCGCGCTGGCCGAACTCACCACACCGCCCGCACCCCAGGCGCCGCCGCGGCGCGCGCCGCGCGTGGACAAGAACGTGCGCGTGGCGATCGTGCACGACTGGCTCGTCACCTATGCGGGCGCCGAGCGCGTGCTTGAACAGATCGTGGCCTGCTTTCCGGATGCGGACCTGTTCAGCGTGGTGGATTTTCTCGACGACCGTAGTTTCCTGCGCGGCAAGCCGGTGACGACGTCGTTCATCCAGAAGCTGCCGAAGGCCCGCACCAAGTACCGCGCCTATTTGCCCTTGATGCCCATTGCGATCGAGCAGCTCGACGTCTCGGCCTACGACGTGGTGATCTCGAGCAGCCACGCGGTCGCCAAGGGCGTGCTGACCGGTCCCGACCAGGTGCATATCAGCTACGTGCATTCGCCGATCCGTTACGCGTGGGACCTGCAGCATCAGTATCTGCAGCAGTCCAAACTGACCAATGGGCCGAAATCCGCGCTGGCGCGGCTGATTCTTCATTACATCCGCAACTGGGATATCCGCACGTCGAATTCGGTGGACACCTTCGTCGCCAACTCGCAATTCATCGCGCGGCGCATCAGGAAGGTGTATCAGCGTGACGCGCACGTGATCTTTCCGCCGGTGGACGTCGATGCCTTCGTACTCCACGAGCAGAAGGAAGATTTTTATCTGACCGCATCGCGGATGGTGCCGTACAAGAAGATCGACCTGATCGTCGAAGCGTTCGCGCGCATGCCGCAGCGACGGCTCGTCGTGATCGGCGACGGCCCCGACATGCAGAAGATTCGCGCCAAGGCGGCGCCCAATGTCGAGATCATGGGCTATCAGCCGTTCAAGGTGCTGCAGGACAAGATGCAGCGGGCCAAGGCGTTCGTGTTTGCCGCCGAGGAGGACTTCGGCATTTCGGTGGTCGAGGCCCAGGCGTGCGGCACGCCAGTGATCGCCTACGGCAAGGGCGGCGCGCTTGAAACGGTGCGCGATCTGTCCAGCTCACGGCCTACCGGGATGTTCTTCGAAGAACAGCGCGCCGAATCGATCATCGCGGCCGTCGAGGAATTCGACACCCATGCGAGCCGCTTTGTCGCCGCCGATTGCCGCGCCAACGCGGAGCGTTTTTCGGCTGCGCATTTCCGCGAGCGTTTCTTTGCGCACGTGCGCTCGGCCGTGCCGGCCTTGCAGGGCGCCTCGCTGCCGGTCTATGAACCGTATGTGGCGACACCCGCCGTCAGCGGCGCCGCTCAGGCGCCACGCGTGCTGGCGATCGATCAGAGCGGCGTGCTGGGCGGCGCCGAGCTGTCGCTACTCGAGATCGTGAAGGCGCTGCGGGCCCGCATCGAAGTCGTGCTGTTCGACGATGGACCGTTTCGCACGGCGCTCGATACGGCCGGCGTGAACGTGAGCGTCCTCGATTCCGGCGCGCTGCGCGAAGTCCGCAAACAGGGCGGCACGCCGCCGCTCGGCCAGGCGCTCAAGGGCGTCGCCGCGCTGGTGCGCGCCACGGTCGCCCGCGCACGCCATGCCGACGTGATCTACGCGAACACGCAGCGCGCCATGGTGATCGGCGCACTCGCGGGACGGCTGGCGCGGCGCCCGGTGGTGTGGCATCTGCGCGATATCGTGAGCGCCGAGCACTTCGGCCGCAAGCAACTGCGGATCATCAAGTGGTGCGCCAAACTCGGTCTTGCACACGTGATCGCCAATTCGGCTGCATCGGCGCGCGCGTTTGCCGATCTGACCGGTTTCGACGAAAAACAGATCGACGTCGTTTTTAACGGCATCGCAGCGGCCCCGTTCGACGCCTTGCGCAACGTGCCGGTCGCGACGCTGCGTGCGCGTCTGAAGCTGCCGCAGGACGCGTATCTGGTCGGCTCGTTCAGCCGGCTCGCGCGCTGGAAGGGGCAGCACGTGCTGCTCGAGGCGATGGTCCTCAATCCGCATATGCATGCCGTGCTGGTGGGGGCGCCGCTGTTCGGCGAAGACCCTTACGAAGTGGAATTGCGGGCGTTTGTCGCGAACCATGGCCTGGGTGACCGGGTGCATTTTCTCGGCTTCCAGCACGATATTGCCGCCTGCATGTGTGCGGTCGACGCGGTCGCGCATACGTCCATTACACCGGAGCCGTTCGGCCGCGTGATCGTCGAAGGGATGCTGGCGCAGCGGCCCGTGGTGGCGGCGCGGGCCGGCGGCGTGCTGGAAATCGTCGAGGACGGCGTGAACGGCGTGCTGTGCGAGCCGGGTGACGCGCATGGTCTGGCCGATGTGCTGGCCGAGTTGCGCAGCAATACGGCGCTGCGCGAGCGGCTCGTCAGAAACGGGTATCAGACGGCGATAGCGCGGTTCGGGACCGCCGCCTATGTGGCGGGTGTCGAGCGCATTCTGAAGGGCGTGGTGGGGGGCAAGAAGGCGCGGTAG